From the genome of Gemmatimonadota bacterium:
AGATAACCTCGAGCCCCTTCGCTAAATCTTCCTCCCAATCTTCCGGGCGGACCGCCTTCGCCCGCAGCTGGCGAAGGCTTCCGGAGATGGATTGGATGGGCGCGAGCGAGTTGTTGATCTCGTGGCTGAGCACCCGCACGAGCCGCTTCCACGCCTCCCTCTCCTCCTCTCGCAGGGCCCGGCTGAGATCGGACAGCACGACGAGGTCCAGCCGCTGTCCCTCCTGTCTCGCCACACTCCTCCGCACTTCCCAGGGACCCGTCCCCCCCGGGTGGCTGAGGTCCACCGTCCGCGGCGCCGGGCCGCGGAGCACTTCTTCCAGGCGAAGCTCCCCCGCGGTCATCCCGATCGCTCGGTCTTCGGTCCTCCCCAGAAGGCGCTCCGCCGCCCGATTGAGGAGCCGGAGCCGCCCTTCTTCGTCGAAGGCGAAGACGGCGACATCGATCTCCGCCATGACCCGCTGGAGAAGTGCGCTCGCCTCGACGGCTCCGAGCCGCTGCACGCGGAGGATGGACTCGATCCCGTTCAACTCTTCGTAGGCGAGCCCTAGAGCGCCCCCCTCCCCGGCGCCCCGAACTCGGATTGAGAAGTCACCCTCGCGGAAGGCCCCGAGGACGTTCGCCAGCGTCTGGATCGGGCGGACGACACGTTCTCGGAGCGCGAAGGAGAGTCCGATCCAGGTGAGCGCGAGCAGGACGATGATCGTCCCCTGGGCGCGCGCCCCGACGTCCCCGAACCAGAGGAGGGCCGCGGCGACCGACACGCCCGGAAGCCCCACGAGAAGGGCTAAGAGGAGAACGCGCGTGTCGTGGTTGAGACGCCTCGGGGGCGGGGTGCGCGGATCCGTGCCGCTCAAAGACCGTATTGCTCCATTCGGCGGTAGAGGGCGCCCCGGCTGATCCCCAGCTCCTCCGCCGCGCGGCTCACATTGCCGTCCGTCCGCTCGAGCGCTTTCGCCACGAGGAGGCGGTCCGCCGCCTCGAGGGTCATCTGCTCGAGCGGCTCGCTCCCGGCCGTCCGGCGCCGGAGCCCCAGGTCTTCGGCCTGGATCTTCGTCCCTCCGCAGAGGAGCACCGCGCGCTCCACCGCATGCTCCAGCTCGCGGACGTTTCCGGGCCAGCTGTGCGCGAGAAGGTTGCGGAGCGCCTCGTCGTCGAAGCCCTCGATCACCCGACCGTAGTGCTCCGCTTCGCGGCGAAGGAAATGCTGCGCGAGGAGAGGGATGTCCTCCCTCCGCTCACGGAGCGGCGGGAGCGGGATCTCGACGGTATTCAGCCGATAAAGGAGGTCCTCGCGAAACGTCCCCTCGGTGACTGCCGCGGGGAGATCCGCGTTCGTCGCGGAGAGCACCCGAACGTTCACCTTTCGCGTCTTCGTCGAGCCGACCCGCTGGAGCTCACTCGTCTCCAGGACTCGAAGGAGCTTGGCCTGCTGCTTCATCGGGACGTTCGCGATTTCGTCGAGGAAAAGCGTACCGGCGTCCGCCATCTCGAAACATCCGACCCGGTCGGTTCTCGCGTCGGTGAACGCACCCTTCACATGCCCGAAAAGCTCACTTTCGAAGAGCCCTTCCGAGAAGCCGCCCGCATTCACCGCGACGAAGGGTCCGGCCGCCCGATCAGAGAGAGCATGGAGGCTTCGGGCCACGACCTCCTTGCCGGTCCCATGCTCCCCCGTGATGAGGACGTTCGCGTCCGAGGGCCCGACCCGCTCCATCAGGCGAAGGACGCCACGCATCGAGGCGGCCTCCGCGATGAAGTCGGGTGCCGCCTCGCTCGCCTGACGGCGCGCCTGCCCCTCCAGCCGCTGCATCTTCCGAAGCGCCCGACCGAGCTCGGTTTGCGTCCGGA
Proteins encoded in this window:
- a CDS encoding ATP-binding protein, which encodes MSGTDPRTPPPRRLNHDTRVLLLALLVGLPGVSVAAALLWFGDVGARAQGTIIVLLALTWIGLSFALRERVVRPIQTLANVLGAFREGDFSIRVRGAGEGGALGLAYEELNGIESILRVQRLGAVEASALLQRVMAEIDVAVFAFDEEGRLRLLNRAAERLLGRTEDRAIGMTAGELRLEEVLRGPAPRTVDLSHPGGTGPWEVRRSVARQEGQRLDLVVLSDLSRALREEEREAWKRLVRVLSHEINNSLAPIQSISGSLRQLRAKAVRPEDWEEDLAKGLEVISGRAESLGRFMSAYAKLARLPPPQPAPMDVESWVRQVARLETRLEVKIRPGPGVQIQADKDQLDQVLINLIGNAADAAMETGGTVEIGWEVTDGRLQLFVEDEGPGLPETANLFVPFYTTKPGGSGIGLVLSRQIVEAHGGALILEGREDARGARARVVLPL
- a CDS encoding sigma-54 dependent transcriptional regulator; protein product: MAEGAGRILIADDQKDVLEALRLLLKGEGFATETVASPAAALEAVEKRDFDCLLMDLNYTRDTTSGREGLDLLSQLRSLDETLPIIVMTAWGSVEGAVEAMRRGARDYVEKPWGNERLVATVRTQTELGRALRKMQRLEGQARRQASEAAPDFIAEAASMRGVLRLMERVGPSDANVLITGEHGTGKEVVARSLHALSDRAAGPFVAVNAGGFSEGLFESELFGHVKGAFTDARTDRVGCFEMADAGTLFLDEIANVPMKQQAKLLRVLETSELQRVGSTKTRKVNVRVLSATNADLPAAVTEGTFREDLLYRLNTVEIPLPPLRERREDIPLLAQHFLRREAEHYGRVIEGFDDEALRNLLAHSWPGNVRELEHAVERAVLLCGGTKIQAEDLGLRRRTAGSEPLEQMTLEAADRLLVAKALERTDGNVSRAAEELGISRGALYRRMEQYGL